A segment of the Juglans regia cultivar Chandler chromosome 15, Walnut 2.0, whole genome shotgun sequence genome:
ATCCAAGAGCTGAACACCATCCATGTGAAATTGAagggaaataatattttctggAAGCTTCAACTTTCCATTAACgatcaaatttgaaacaactgTTAATACTCTCAAAATATGGATATAGCTGAGAGATGACTAGTCACTTCCACTACTATGTCTATCTGAGAAAGAAAAGAGCAAGATTAAATTAAGAAGCATAtgttaaattcaaaacaatgtaaagggagagggagaattGTCATACCTCCAGATGATCTTTTCCCTTCCATGGCTTCTTTCTTCTCTTGGCAACTTAAGCAAAGGAAAGGGCCATCCCATGGACGCAACCTTCCTGGGTTTGATGAACCATAATGTATTGAAACACCCTCTCCGGGTTTCATCTCTACTTGACAGACTGCACACGTGAATAACCTAAACATGTTGCAGAGAGGGTACTTTGTATCTAACCTGAATTCCACATAAGCACATCTTGCATTACAAAGATATAAATTCACACGATCACTCAAGCACACGAGATCGTGCCAACATAATGGACAAGTATGAAAATAGGCATTGGTCACATGATACCGGATATGGGGAAAACTCAGACTAATAGACATAGTGTTCAAAGCACCAACCTCTCTGAAAGCATAGCAGATCCTTCCTCAAATAGTTCCTCCATCACATCAGGCTCAATGTATTCTTTATCAACATGAGAAGATGATTCCGAGGATTTTCTACGAAACATAGACTTAAACACGCCTTTTCCCAGCTTCTTGGGCGCTGGTAAAGGAGCAACTGGCTTCTGCTGTGGTAATATGTCAATTACAATGCAGGTTGTATCGTCACGAAGTCCCTTTGCTTGTAATGCTTCCTGGAGTAGAACAAGAAAGAGTAAAACAAGCCATACAAGTAGGCAAGCAGGCATGGACTTTGAAAAGTTTAGGAGTCAGGGCTGTAAATGTTGTGATTAACCAGAAGGAATTTTGAAGTGTTCTTAAAAAGCAGCATCtgttttaattatataacataCTTTAACAATTTGTGCAGCTGCAGCATCTACCGGCATCTCACGACAACAATCAAAAGCTGTCTCAGCAGTTAAAGCATCCCAAACACCATCACTTGAGATAATAAGCCTACCACCAGCTGTAGATAGCTGCAGATATAGGATTTGTTAAAAAAGGTCAACTAAATAGTTTAGTTGTGTTAATAGTTAAAGCATCCCAAACACCATCACTTCTGTAAATAGTTTACTTGCGTAATTCAGTACACTTCGTGCTGGGGTGTTACTGTTATAATGTACATTGTAATGTGTATATGAATAAATCTCAACTAGCAGTTTGAATAATATTGTGTTGTTAGAAAATTTAATATAGTTTCTCATGTATCTCCGGTTTGTATtgtggatatttttttaattatcacgCTGGTGTATATGGCACATCCTCCATACCGCTAACCtggtaaaatttgatttgcaagataatttaatttaaacttcTTTTACAGCTCAAAGCGGTGTGGAGTGTGTTCTCCACACCAGCTTGCAAGTAGAAGGACTCGTATTGAAATAGGTACATATGCAAACAAGGaagatcaaacaaaaaatttgcATAGAGAGAGGATCCTCGAATTTAATCATACAATTGGAGATTTccagaagtagaagaagaagaaaagtagaGTATCCTCGAACCTTCACTTGCTTTACATAAGGAACAGGAACAATAAACTCGCCAACATCCATATCACCAATTGATCGGGAAAGGCACAAACCACCAGGCCAACACCTCAAAGGAccaatctacaaaaaaaaaaattcattagaCTAGTTAAATAACCAGCTTTATTTCATGGATGTAAAATCATATGTAGAATTCCTCAATGTGAGTGTTCAAAGATTCCAAAGAATTCGACAGGAGGAGAAATCGATTTAGCATCATATACAGGCAGATTGACATCATGGGTGCATCTGAACAGAAATATTTAATTGCAAAAGATTTTGAAAGATTCTAAAATCTTGTATGCTTTAAGTTATATGTTCCTATGATTCAAATCGATCATAACCTAGAAACTATGGTTCATTTGGTAAGAATTGCCCATGCTTTTATCAATGATTCAAGTTGGCCTGGTTTTCATTCAAATTTTCATGTCTTGAATCAAAAtcaatgatgaaaaaaaagaattataattacGAAGAGCGATGGATTACAACTTTCTCACCACTTTATTAAGTTCAAGAATTAATtcaaaagaaattcaaacatATAGATACCTCTGCACCACCACCTGTATTAAGCCGACCCACCTCACCCCCACTAGAAGTGATTCGCTCCCTcctaataaaatagagaaaacttaGGGCTGATAGGGGCATTGATAAGTGAGTCTAAACACCTTATATTGATAACTTACTCCTCTTCATTGCAATCAAGTCTGTGATCTGCCGACAAGTAATAAATACCACCTTCAGCAGGTTCAAGTATGCAACGGGAATCACCAACAGATGCAACTGTTATGACCCATCCTTCTATTATTACAAAGGTGACAGTTGTTCCTGATCTCTGTGCTGAGGTAACCATAACAAATGCATCAATGGCATGCATGGAAAGTATAgtacaagaaaatgaaatagagaCATTATAGGTAGAGACATAAAGCTACATAGCAAACTGTCCAACACACTAACCtttacaagaagaaaaacaaaagttaatCATTGTTACTATtgctttttttataggtaatcattGTTACCATTGTTACACATGTATACATGACGAGTAGTCTGTGTATCTGCATTTTTGGAAAGCTGATATGGAAAACCGTTAGCTACCAACCTATACAACTAGAACTACAAAAATGGCACACAAGTAGAAATACAGAATTCCAGAGCTTTTAAATCGAGGGCATAAATATAATTCTAAGCCTACATAAAAGCTCCACGACAACGAATCTGGCAAAACCTGAGGTCCTGAACTTGTGAATATGCCAGGAGTTACAAAGGCATTGATTAATAGTCTGAATAAGTTAGGTTAAAATTACAGGAGCCAACTTGATTATATCTACATTGAACCCGGATtaactctttatatatatatatatatatttttaaaagatagaTGCTATGAAGCCtacaaataagaaaataaaacaaaaaattaacatttgtGTAGAAACTACTCATACCTTGCTCTTGAAAGTCTTTATCTGTTTTAACAAAGCCTGCAACCAAAGCCCTAGGAAGTGCTGCAACCCATTCATCTCTATTAAGATCTGAAGGAATAGCGCCTAACACATTATTGAGGAGATTCTCCTTAGAGTATATAGCAGCAGCAGATCCATTATGTCCATCAAATAGCTGCAAAACATGGTTTAGTAAGAGCAGCCTACAAAATATGAAGGGGGACTGTGAAGGATCAAATACTACAATATAACATAGATGAAATGTAGGCACCAGTACTCCAATGGTTTTCAAGCTCATAGATAACTAATGTAGTAGTAAAAAGGCACAAATATACCAAAACTGAACCAAAAACCACAAATCAGCATAaacaaaaatggagaaaatataaGCAAAATCACATCAAGCTAACTGATGACTACATACCCAAAAGGCAAGCCTTTATATTCCTTGTCTGgcttaaaatattgtgaagaccAAATCAATCTTTTGCCAAAAAGGGAAGACCTGTATACAGAAAATCATTCATGTCTAGCTAAGAGCCAACTCGAGATCAACCTAACCTTGACTTTCCCAAGGAACTCCCCATCATTAAACACCTGCATATTCTGATTCCTTTCAGCTATCAACTAGCATTTGAACGGTTTAGATCTAGACATGCATGTAATGGAATGTGGCACTAAGCAATTAAGGTCAATGATAGACATGgtagaaaaaacattattttccaCGTTTCCGAGCAaccatt
Coding sequences within it:
- the LOC108992365 gene encoding probable protein phosphatase 2C 12 isoform X2 yields the protein MSTRSERHTVPLSLLLKRELENERIERPEIVHGQASQSKKGEDFTLLKTECQRVVGDGISTYSVFGLFDGHNGSAAAIYSKENLLNNVLGAIPSDLNRDEWVAALPRALVAGFVKTDKDFQEQAQRSGTTVTFVIIEGWVITVASVGDSRCILEPAEGGIYYLSADHRLDCNEEERERITSSGGEVGRLNTGGGAEIGPLRCWPGGLCLSRSIGDMDVGEFIVPVPYVKQVKLSTAGGRLIISSDGVWDALTAETAFDCCREMPVDAAAAQIVKEALQAKGLRDDTTCIVIDILPQQKPVAPLPAPKKLGKGVFKSMFRRKSSESSSHVDKEYIEPDVMEELFEEGSAMLSERLDTKYPLCNMFRLFTCAVCQVEMKPGEGVSIHYGSSNPGRLRPWDGPFLCLSCQEKKEAMEGKRSSGDRHSSGSD
- the LOC108992365 gene encoding probable protein phosphatase 2C 12 isoform X1, with product MSTRSERHTVPLSLLLKRELENERIERPEIVHGQASQSKKGEDFTLLKTECQRVVGDGISTYSVFGLFDGHNGSAAAIYSKENLLNNVLGAIPSDLNRDEWVAALPRALVAGFVKTDKDFQEQAQRSGTTVTFVIIEGWVITVASVGDSRCILEPAEGGIYYLSADHRLDCNEEERERITSSGGEVGRLNTGGGAEIGPLRCWPGGLCLSRSIGDMDVGEFIVPVPYVKQVKLSTAGGRLIISSDGVWDALTAETAFDCCREMPVDAAAAQIVKEALQAKGLRDDTTCIVIDILPQQKPVAPLPAPKKLGKGVFKSMFRRKSSESSSHVDKEYIEPDVMEELFEEGSAMLSERLDTKYPLCNMFRLFTCAVCQVEMKPGEGVSIHYGSSNPGRLRPWDGPFLCLSCQEKKEAMEGKRSSGDIVVEVTSHLSAISIF